ATAGGGCATAGTTAGGTCCAAAGTTGGCTGGATTCGGAGTCCAGGACCACGTAAGGTCCCAGGGTCTCAGCGTTGCTttgcttttgtctttttagGCTCACGTAGGCTTCAAGGCTCAAGCAAGCTTCGGCCTTTCGGTGTTTCATGAATGTCTAGACTATTCACTTGTTTTCAGGCCCAGCTAACTGCACAACGGATGGGCATGATGATCTTGATAGATTTATGCCTCAATATTTAAAgacaattttgatatttaaagaTCTCATCACTTCAAATGATAAGACATGTTGATCTCATCTCTAATAGGcgtaaatttatgaaataaatttttgtagatTTTTATGCTGtaaatttgatatatttagATTCAAACTAATCTTTCGTTATTCTGTCGACCAACCATTAGACTGATTATACAATGCAATTCTTATATTTGTGtagaatgataaattaaagaaaataaatagttgataagattaactttttttttgaataaattttaattgatacGACTTGATTAACATATTACACAGTTTAGGTAGTTATGGCTACAAAAATATTGATAGGATGagtttggtttgataaaaaaaataattttttttttaaccattatGAGTTGGGTTTGCAATTACTATTCGAAATCGAAGATGACGAGGAGGTCCATATTTGGATGGTTTCATGTCATCGACTATCCATTTTTACCcccaatgttttttttaaataattgttaggaccccccccccccctttcttttttggaaATGCTTGAAAGAGTTGATGAAATATCTCATAGAGCTAAAATTGGATACATATACAATGTTGTCGGTGAGATATTTGTTATAGAGGTACTTTGAAGATATTTTATCATGATCTTCATGACAAATCTAATGAAGATTCGAAAGAGGATGAACTTTTAAATTGTTTGAAGAATGACCTAATCTTAATTTGTAATATCTTCtaagtttttcaatttttaaaaaagaatgatATTATTGGcatccctcttttttttttttaataaaacccttatttttatgtatttataattttattctctatatcctaaattacattaaaaattaaaacttatctAATTAAACTCCGCATACAGTTTGCTCTCAGTGTCTTTCTCCATCAAAATCTACAAAGTTTGCAAACAAACAAGAagtcaattaaaaatttaagaatttgatttaaataagtttcattcacttatttataatttgtttttcaaaaaagatGATTTTGTGAAGTTTCCATAGACTATTAACTTTATGAGCATGCTAAAGGACAGtcaaattttatgtaatattttatttctttccgAAATGAAATGGGAGAGGGAGAATGTAGtttattgaagaagaaaagcaacaGATAAATACTAGACCAGAGAAGTTAAAAAAGGTTGAAATGGGTGAGAGAAAGTAGCTCACTAGGTTTACTGAGGAAGAAGAACAATAAaggttattttaaaaattaaataggaTGTAAATAGAAAGGGATTTGAAAAGGATGATAGAGGGGTGCCGATAGCattaatgtttaaaaaaaaaatattttcgaTGATAGCCTGTTTAAATTACATTTGAGTCTTCTaggcttttaaaaaattggttcaacatatttaaaaaaaaattggttcaATATTCATGATTTATTGGATGGATGGAGCTATTAAATATATACggttaatttctatttttcccCTTATTACTTCTAATGATTTTTATACTCTAGTCAATTAACTTTTGGTTTACATTACTTAAACAaatcattcttatttttaatttctttatgttAGTTATTATTTGTATCCATTATATTTAATGTCTctcatttttccttaaaaaaatttgatatccCACTTTTTATCATTACCTTTTatcactaattaaaaaaaaaaatcttttcttaTTCTCATTTGATCATGATGAAAAAACTTCGACACAACTACTACTGACGTGTCAGCATCGTTATTTCCTTTTATTGTCGTctcctaaaatttttttaattgtatttgtgCTAAGTCCATCTAGATTAAGTTCCTGAGTCctttataaattgataaattggTCTTAACCTGTTTCTAGATTTATTCTTAATCACagtgtaatttttgtttggtgtaacaaaatttaaagaaaaagaaaaaacgcACGCatgttcatatttttttcGTTCTCTTTCCCAAAGTTGGTAACCAAGATTTGCTGGGGGCGGTTCGGGTAAAGTTGGTGATACAAAAAGCCACCAAGCGCACAGAAACGGTAAAAGAAACGAATTAtaggaaaagataaaattcaacaacctcgtattatttattattcatcGCAGACACTACAGTCCCAAAAAATCTattctgaaaaaataaaataaaaatggaccCACTCACACTGTACCCTACATTCCTTTGTTTTCAAACAGCGCCCGgccttattatatatacacacatatatattttcgTCTGGCAAGTCACCCGTGGCTGAGTCTCGCTGTCTCACGCGTTGATTAATGGCGGCCTCCGTTGCGCGATCACAGCTGACCCCACTTTCGCGACAGATCACTGCTAAACCCTCTCAGTCGGATCAAACACCAAAATGCATCGTCAGATTCCGTCCGCTTAACATCCCACGGCGGTTTAACGTTGCCGTTAAGGCCTCTATTAACCGAAACGATGAGAAAATCGGCGGTAACAATAACAAAACCGCTCCGGCGCTTCACCCGCAGAGCATTCtcgatgatgatgaagaggacGCCGCTTCGAATGATTCGTTGAATTCGCTTCCCCGTATGAGAAATATCCATCTTGTCCTTCTCCTTTATTcgcttttatttgattttattctctctcgctctctttctttttttaattattgtatagGTTTGGTTTGTGTTTCAGGGCCTTTGTCTTCGGCtcagttttcaaattttgtatcCAACGGGTCCCGCCTTCGAGTTGCGTACCAggtatttgtttcatttccgCAAAACCGCAGCCACTTAtgtataattttgaaaattttatgatttgatgagattttgtaaatatttgattgataattataattgaagGGAGTTCGTGGAGCTTACAGCGAGTCAGCAGCAGAGAAAGCATACCCAAATTGCGAAGCGGTTCCTTGCGAGCAATTTGACACTGCTTTTGAAGTAATTGTTTGGTTTCTGTGTTGccatttatttacttattaaattaGGCTgaattagtttaaattttggtgaaaTTAGGAAAGCATTTgaaatgccttttttttttttttttttttaataacaagcATATatgatatgaataaaataGATGTTTTAAGAGTGGCTGAAATGTTTGTAACAGTCAAGAGCACTGGTTATAAGTTctttcatataattaaaagaatctatgtttgaatgaatgaaaataaatatggttTCAGATAGTGTAaacttttctgtcttttttattttttaaatctctggTCTAAATTGCAGGCTGTCGAGAGGTGGCTTGTAGACAGAGCAGTTTTACCCATTGAGAATTCTTTGGGTGGCAGCATCCACAGAAATTATGATCTCTTACTCCGGCACAGGTTGCACATAGTAGGGGAAGTTAAATTTGCTGTCCGACACTGCCTACTAGCCAATCCTGGTGTTAAAGTTGAGGACTTGAAAAGGGTTCTAAGCCATCCTCAGGTTTGTTGTACTGTACTCTTTGActgatgttttatttttttgttttggggtTATGTCTTTAATTATTTCGCAACTTTTCAGGCTCTTGCTCAATGTGAGAACACACTAACGAAATTAGGGTTAGTCAGGGAAGCGGTGGACGATACTGCAGGTGCAGCAAAGGTAGGCCTAGATTTGACAGTTCAGTTACTAGTCTTCtacctttttttaattgtggAGCTGAAAATAATGAGATACAATGATTATAGATGGTGTATTCTACCTTTCCTGCCTTCCAAAAAAGTATCTTATGTGGACATATTTGTCTGTTTAGGGGATGGGTGGAACCACTTTTGTTAGTCACAGCCTGGTTGTCCTCTTGGTCAACCTAGTCAGAGTCAATTATATTCTATAATCATTTGAAGACAtagatatttcaaatttaattgctTGTTTATAGTTGTAGCTGAAATTGTTGTTACATTTAGTATGTATCATTCGAGCAACTAAAAGATGCGGGAGCTGTTGCTAGCTCTTCTGCTGCAGCGATCTATGGTTTAAATATACTTGCTGAGGATATTCAGGTATGTgttcagaattttaaattctattgATTATCTTAGCTTGCTGGTGGGATAATGCATTGGGTAACTCAAATGAGCTCATTTTATAGGATGATTGTGATAATGTTACTCGATTTCTAATGCTAGCTAGGGAGCCCATTATTCCAGGCACGGATAGACCATTCAAGGTTAGACCGGATAATACAAGTGCTTACATTTCTACTCAATATGCTATCATTTCAAATCAATATGCTTACATATTACCAACGGAGCTTGTGTAATTAATGTGGTTTTTGATTTCATAGACAAGTATAGTTTTCTCATTAGAGGAGGGTCCTGGAGTGCTTTTCAAGGCACTTGCTGTATTTGCTTTAAGGCAAATCAACCTTACAAaggtttgttttttttcatcttgGATTACACGTctctttgttatttattatttctttgtcTTCTTTGAAATTGCATTTGAATATCTGTAGCTTGGATATGCTGATAGCATTTCTATGTTTTCCTCAACCAGATTGAAAGCCGTCCTTTGAGGAATCAGCCATTGCGATCATCTGATGACAACAGCGGGTTTGGAAAGtaattttaccaatattttagCTGCATTTTATTTCCATGGCACCTATATATTTTGTTCCTTCAATTgtcatattttcaattttgacatcaGTGCTGTATGAACAGTTTGCCTCCCCCCTCCCCCCACCCCAGCTTAATGATGTTGTCTTATTCTTTTGCAGATACTTTGATTATCTTTTCTATGTGGATTTTGAAGCATCAATGGCTGATCAGAAGGCACAAAATGCTCTGAGGCATTTGAaggtttcttttgtttttctttcgtTCGAAAACTTTTTATCCCTCTTAAGacaatgaattttaattatggatAAAGGAATTGATACACTTGGCAGGAGTTTGCTACTTTCCTACGAGTTTTGGGGAGCTATCCTATCGACACTACCATAGTACCATGATATGAAAGCTTGTAATTATGGTAAGAATCCAATTTTTGAGAATGTTAGCAAGTGCTTAATATTACAGGTTTCATTTCTGTGAACAGTAATGCTATGCTTACTGTCATACTTTGTTTGTATCCCAATTGATATGTCACCAATCATTTCTTGCCAAGCATTGgcataattgattttattgctaattatttttacaaaccCAATCAATTGTTGAGACATAAGATGTCACATTAATTGGGCTACTCAGTATCCTTACCGAGAAAGCATAGCATTACTCCTTTTTTCTGAATGGGTTTGATGACAGtagcaataaaaattattcatcaaACATTGGCAAACAGTCTCCACAACATCCTGAGGTGGCAAATTTGGATTTGTTCAGACCCATGTGGCAAACTCCTGTCTACATCGCAGTTCAATCTGGTAGCAGGTTCTAATTGGCTTTGTAAATAAGGAGGTTTTGCAGTGTATGTTATGTATTGGTTAAGTACTTTTATCAGGTAGTTTAGAGTGGGAATGCCACGtcaaatttaatcaaaatccaggaatcaaaataaagttctgaaaattattaggatgaagaattttttattttggagcACCgattaaaatatctttaaaatttgatgAGAGATGCTTAACTGGGATCCTtacagttaaaaaaattaatcattacaATGAACATGATGGAAAGAGATTGAAGTTGGTCTTCTGAATATTTTAGAGCTGCTTTTATAAAGCTGGATGCATTCTGTATCGTGTTTCATGAAAGTGGTTGCAGAGACTTTGTTCTTATCCATCATGGGTATATTTACTCATTACTATTACTTTTCGGAGTTCAGAACTTGTTTTTGAGTCTAGGTATCTATGTAGATATACATTAAATGTACAAAAGGTTGCATCCCCACGTATGTTTTGGCAGCATTAGAAAAGGAAAGGGTTATGCTAGACTTTCTTCCTGGATCAAAAGTTACCTGATTGTTTCCATCAAATTGGATTACTGATATTTTTGTTCCATGAATTCAACTTGTGGTTTAATTTCTAATACTTTCTCTGTCTTCTTGTAATGCTGATGCAGGGCCCTAAGAAGAGTCAATAATGTGATATAAAACTTTAAACCATTGCCATGCACAGTTCTTCATATTTTCGTTATGGTATGAGTTTCTAAAAGGTATTGAGGTGATGCAATCACTCATCTGGTGCTTGGATGCTCCTGCTAGTACAGATTCTCGCTTATTGCCAGATTTGATGCAATTTTGTAGCCTTGTTTTACTTATAGGAATTTGAGTTGGACAAGGGTTTCTTTTCTACTCTCTTATTtgttatattcttattttgtgTATTCTTTGTTCTCATCGTGTATGAAGGAAATCTTTCACGAGTGcagtttatttgtttcttgataTCTAAAACTCCATAGACTTATGGATTGGGTACTATTCCTGAATCgcacaaaagaaaagagacaAACCTGGTGGATATTATGCAATTAGCACCTTAGTAAACTGGTGGAAATCTTTCACGAGTGTAGTTCTGATTTTTTGCGCACCTTTGTAACCATCATTAAATGGACGAGGATGGCAACTCTTGCTAATGGAATGAAGTGTATTCTATGAGGTTTTGTGTTTTACAGTCACAGGAAGTCCGGAATTGATCAGAAATACATAATCCTCAGTTTTGGATTTccaaaatctgaaaaatttatcctttaattcttcaagGCAGTAAGAAACCTTCAAAATTTGGTAACTATATGAACTTTCCGAAATGTATTTCGCTATGAAATGTGTGGTCAATCCTAATTCCTGGCTGGAAATGCACGATCTTGTGAAAGATCAAGCCGGTACTCATTGTTACACCAATTGATGAGAAGTTTTCTAGGTGTCTGAACTGCTTGGATGTGTAGTGTTAAAATCAAAACGCACATGAACTGTTATGAGCAAGTTTCTGTCAGCAATATTCTCTGCTAAGAAACTAGCAACGTCCTAAGCAAGGTATCAAATAATACAGATAACATACCAATACTCTTGCAACTGAGAACAACTGTAAAAGAAAACTCCGAATATGCAAACCTGAAACATGAAAAGTAAAGAGAACtctagaaaatattaaaatagaagtTCCATACACATCCAAGAGCAAGAAGCTTCACTCTCTCACAACATTCTGATAGAGCAAAGGTCAAAAACACAGAAAGCACTCTGGTGTCTTTAGAacaatttgcacaacaatgtGACTACTGAAAGCCTGAAAGCAAGTAAGGAATGAAACTATTTTCTTGTAAACTTACTATCTCTATTTCATGCAAGATTGTTCAGGTTGTTGATAAAACAAAAGGTAGTCATCGGTGAATGTTGAGATGCACAATCTAAGAATGTTAATTGGCCAGGTGTCTGTAAAAAAGAGACATCAATTTCAGGTCTCGTATGAGTTCAAATAAAAGGCGACAGATAGGTCATACATCCTATTTCTTTTCCATGAGGCCTTTAATCAACTGTAGAATCTCCTTTCTCATCTGAGAGACAACAGCAGAAGTAACCTGCTCCTTCACAAAAGAAAACCACATACCCTCGGCATCTTTGTGTTCACTACTCTCATACCAGCAACATATAGCTCTTGCAATGGCAATAACATATACTCCACAATCATAACCATTGGTTTGTTGTGGTGAATCAACACAATCCAAATACTTGCCGTTAGATGCTGAAGTTGAATCACCCATAAATCCCACCACAGCTGAAAAAAGTTTtcttgcttttattttattcatccTGTGATTGCTATCATGATGCACAAACACATTACCATTTCTCTCATACACAATTAAGCTCCAGTGACTTCCCCCTTCAGCAAGACTCATGTCATCATTGTCATTAACAGGAAAGATCACCAGTTTCTTCTCCGGCAATTTAAGCGGTTCTATGAACTCCTTCAGATATGTAGCATCTGGGCAATTTAATATCCAGAAAGCAATTGAAGGCGGAACCAGTAGGATGTCTTGTGAAACAAGGCATGATGAAAGATAGCTAAAATAAAACTCGATGATTCTGTCATTCAGAAAATATGGGCCACTCAGGATGTCCAAATCTGATCTCCTAAGAACAACATCGTTGTAGCTTAGGATCTTGTCATCAGCTGCAGATTTTCCCATTATGCAGATATCAATGAACTGATTCCTAATCAAATAAACATCAGATTAAATCATCACCcatttaaacattaaaatttcttGTGATTCTGGACTAagtacagaaaaaaaaaattttagatagAAATGACATAAGGATTTtgtataaaaacaataaaccTAGCAAAATATATATCCATCTATGATAGATTACAAGTATATTGTCGGCAATTTTTAATCCTATCCAAGATCTCACAagcaaaaattcaaaaatatcaaacaataataagCAAAAAATATAGATAGGGAATAAAACCAATTAATTTACATGGAAAACTCCTATACTGAAGAAAAACCAGGGCTTCAAAGGatgatgagaaaaaaaaatccagtaTGTGAAAAATTGTTACTTTAGTATTTTCTGCACACGCAAAAATGCCAATAATATCCAATTCCTTAATAGATCTGCTGTTTCTATCACACTAGAAACTCGCAAACAAACTAAACTGCAATTAACAAGGAAACCAAATCTCCCCAGTGATGATTTTTTGTAGTAGGGGAGTATTCCTAACCTTGTATAAATTGTAAGTTACTTGGGATACAAATTCGTAATGAGAAAGAAGATATATTTCTtgacatatataaatatattagatGAATCAGTGTACCTGTCTCACTAAACCTAGCTGTTCAGTTCACTCAaactcataattaaattagtcCAGAAGAAATTCGCATTAGTGAAATAGAATAAAACTGTCATCAAACTTTCAGAaggatgaaaattattatgatcCTTTCCGGTTCAAAGGTCCTGTCTAATGCGATTTTGAGACCATGAATTGAATTCAACAAAGctaaaaaagtttaaataattaagatatcCAACAAGAACGAAGCAAAAATGCACGTAATTTTAGTGAAATGGAATAACCAACTTATGAAAGATTTGAGTAAGAACGAGAGACTTacagaaaaatgataaaagatgGCAAAAAGCTGAACGAAGCAGAAAGCTGTATGCAGactgatatttatttatcggCAATCCTATCTATCCTGGCTTGCTATTCTTGTGTCCACATAGAGTTTTCTAGGCGACCATGTCCATGTGATACGTATATATCATGAATGGGCAATGGGCGCAGTTAATTATGGCcttgctttatttattatctctTCTTAATTgaagatcatttttttttcttttttaaaatgaataagacCATCATACCTTAAGTTCACAATGGTAGTGGGTGCCAATTAGCTCAGTTTATAAATTTCCTTGACCGAACATAAGGGAGGTAGGGAAAAGGAACTACCATCAAGCTATTTAGTAATGTTATTATCGGTGATAAACTCTGCCTCGCTGAAGCAACGAATCGGGTCATAATTACGCAAGTCAAATTGGCGAATACCTCCCGAATAGTTTTGGGTGAACACCTCCAAGATAT
This window of the Citrus sinensis cultivar Valencia sweet orange chromosome 8, DVS_A1.0, whole genome shotgun sequence genome carries:
- the LOC102627790 gene encoding arogenate dehydratase 2 isoform X2, whose amino-acid sequence is MAASVARSQLTPLSRQITAKPSQSDQTPKCIVRFRPLNIPRRFNVAVKASINRNDEKIGGNNNKTAPALHPQSILDDDEEDAASNDSLNSLPRPLSSAQFSNFVSNGSRLRVAYQGVRGAYSESAAEKAYPNCEAVPCEQFDTAFEAVERWLVDRAVLPIENSLGGSIHRNYDLLLRHRLHIVGEVKFAVRHCLLANPGVKVEDLKRVLSHPQALAQCENTLTKLGLVREAVDDTAGAAKYVSFEQLKDAGAVASSSAAAIYGLNILAEDIQDDCDNVTRFLMLAREPIIPGTDRPFKTSIVFSLEEGPGVLFKALAVFALRQINLTKIESRPLRNQPLRSSDDNSGFGKYFDYLFYVDFEASMADQKAQNALRHLKEFATFLRVLGSYPIDTTIVP
- the LOC102627790 gene encoding arogenate dehydratase 2 isoform X1, which codes for MAASVARSQLTPLSRQITAKPSQSDQTPKCIVRFRPLNIPRRFNVAVKASINRNDEKIGGNNNKTAPALHPQSILDDDEEDAASNDSLNSLPRLVCVSGPLSSAQFSNFVSNGSRLRVAYQGVRGAYSESAAEKAYPNCEAVPCEQFDTAFEAVERWLVDRAVLPIENSLGGSIHRNYDLLLRHRLHIVGEVKFAVRHCLLANPGVKVEDLKRVLSHPQALAQCENTLTKLGLVREAVDDTAGAAKYVSFEQLKDAGAVASSSAAAIYGLNILAEDIQDDCDNVTRFLMLAREPIIPGTDRPFKTSIVFSLEEGPGVLFKALAVFALRQINLTKIESRPLRNQPLRSSDDNSGFGKYFDYLFYVDFEASMADQKAQNALRHLKEFATFLRVLGSYPIDTTIVP
- the LOC102628280 gene encoding NEDD8-specific protease 1; protein product: MGKSAADDKILSYNDVVLRRSDLDILSGPYFLNDRIIEFYFSYLSSCLVSQDILLVPPSIAFWILNCPDATYLKEFIEPLKLPEKKLVIFPVNDNDDMSLAEGGSHWSLIVYERNGNVFVHHDSNHRMNKIKARKLFSAVVGFMGDSTSASNGKYLDCVDSPQQTNGYDCGVYVIAIARAICCWYESSEHKDAEGMWFSFVKEQVTSAVVSQMRKEILQLIKGLMEKK